One Vulpes lagopus strain Blue_001 chromosome 18, ASM1834538v1, whole genome shotgun sequence DNA window includes the following coding sequences:
- the ADAM33 gene encoding disintegrin and metalloproteinase domain-containing protein 33 isoform X1: MQRAGSHPWRPRRPPEGARGRAAGLRGSVRGGAGGSGGGGRAALGVGRPGASPGGAGAGAGSGRVEAEARTALGRGSPRARGSRARLLLLLFLRLPLPVRGAQAFQGNNPGEPVTLHWILDGQIRSKVTWEEPVSKLDTGLVAVEAKGQELLLELEKNHRLLAPGYTETHYNPDGQPVVLVPNHTDHCYYHGHVRGFPDSWVVFSTCSGMRGLIILGCNASYYVHPRSAGDSEDFITHKMFRTQQLLSWKRACGHRDARNQGDMASLSRATQIKERREVRKSPKFLELYIVADHTLFLTQHRNLNHTKQRLLEVANYVDQILRTLDIQVALTGLEVWTEQDQSRVSPDANATLWAFLQWRRGLWARRPHDSAQLLTGRAFQGATVGLAPIEGMCRAESSGGVSTDHSELPIGAAATMAHEIGHSLGLSHDPDGCCVEAAAEQGGCVMAAATGHPFPRVFSACSRRQLRAFFRKGGGACLSNAPDSSLLVPRARCGNGLVEEGEECDCGASQECQDACCLAHNCSLRAGAQCTHGDCCARCLLKPAGVPCRRAVGDCDLPEFCTGASPYCPPDIYLLDGSPCASGRGYCWDGACPTLEEQCQQLWGPGSSPAPEFCFQIVNSAGDAHGNCGQDGKGGFVPCAQRDAQCGKLQCLGGEQHPLPPHTVPVDSSVGLGREEVTCRGVFLLPGVQLDLLDLGLVEPGTPCGPRMVCQNRRCQNTTFLELEQCLTTCHGHGVCNSNKNCHCAPGWAPPSCDQPGFGGSVDSGPMQPENHKTFLLAVILSFLLPLLPGAGLAWCCCRQPRSGLQQCLWGLRRDPSCSRPKDGPNRDRPSSSIHPMELGPAATGEPQPLDLENFARAQEPP, encoded by the exons ATGCAGCGGGCCGGCTCCCACCCTTGGCGGCCGCGGCGGCCCCCCGAGGGCGCACGAGGTCGGGCGgccgggctgcggggctccgTGCGGGGCGGCGCTGGGGGGTcgggaggcggcgggcgggctGCTCTGGGTGTGGGTCGGCCAGGAGCCAGCCCgggcggagccggagccggagccgggagcGGCCGCGTGGAGGCCGAGGCGCGCACAGCTCTGGGCCGGGGGTCTCCGAGAGCTCGAGGGTCGCGGGCGcggctgttgctgctgctgttcctGAGGCTGCCTTTGCCGGTGCGGGGGGCCCAGGCGTTTCAAG GAAACAACCCTGGAGAGCCAGTCACCCTGCATTGGATCCTGGATGGACAAATCCGAAGCAAGGTCACCTGGGAGGAGCCA GTCTCGAAGCTAGACACAGGGCTGGTGGCTGTGGAGGCTAAAGGGCAGGAGCTCCTTCTGGAGCTGGAGAAGAACCA CAGGCTGCTGGCCCCAGGATACACAGAAACCCACTATAATCCAGATGGGCAGCCGGTGGTGCTGGTCCCCAACCACACG GACCACTGCTACTACCATGGGCACGTGAGGGGCTTCCCTGACTCCTGGGTAGTCTTCAGCACCTGCTCTGGGATGAG AGGCCTGATTATACTGGGCTGCAATGCCAGTTATTATGTGCATCCACGGTCAGCTGGAGACTCTGAGGACTTCATCACTCACAAGATGTTCCGGACCCAGCAGCTGCTTAGCTGGAAAAGGGCCTGTGGCCACAGGGATGCCAGGAACCAAGGGGACATGGCCAGCCTTTCTCGTGCCACTCAGATCAAG GAGAGGCGGGAGGTCCGCAAGAGCCCGAAGTTCCTGGAGTTGTACATAGTGGCTGACCACACACTG TTCTTAACCCAGCACCGGAACTTGAACCACACCAAACAGCGCCTCCTGGAGGTGGCCAACTATGTGGACCAG ATTCTCAGGACTCTGGACATTCAGGTGGCACTGACCGGCCTGGAAGTGTGGACGGAGCAGGACCAGAGCCGCGTCTCGCCGGACGCGAACGCCACGCTCTGGGCCTTCCTGCAGTGGCGCCGGGGGCTGTGGGCACGGCGGCCGCACGACTCCGCGCAGTTGCTCAC GGGCCGCGCCTTCCAGGGCGCCACCGTGGGCCTGGCGCCCATCGAGGGCATGTGTCGCGCCGAGAGCTCAGGAGGCGTGAGCACG GACCACTCAGAGCTCCCCATTGGCGCAGCAGCCACCATGGCCCACGAGATAGGTCACAGCCTTGGCCTCAGCCACGACCCTGACGGCTGCTGCGTGGAGGCGGCGGCTGAGCAAGGCGGCTGCGTGATGGCTGCGGCCACCGG GCACCCGTTCCCGCGCGTCTTCAGCGCCTGCAGCCGACGCCAGCTGCGCGCCTTCTTCCGCAAGGGGGGCGGTGCGTGCCTTTCCAACGCGCCCGACTCCAGCCTCCTAGTGCCTCGGGCGCGCTGCGGGAACGGCCTCGTGGAGGAGGGCGAGGAGTGTGACTGCGGCGCCAGCCAG GAATGCCAGGACGCCTGCTGCCTCGCGCACAACTGCTCGCTGCGCGCGGGGGCCCAGTGCACCCACGGGGACTGCTGCGCGCGCTGCCTG CTGAAGCCGGCTGGCGTGCCGTGCCGCCGAGCTGTGGGCGACTGTGACCTCCCAGAGTTCTGCACCGGCGCCTCCCCCTACTGCCCCCCGGACATTTACCTATTGGACGGCTCGCCCTGTGCCAGCGGCCGGGGCTACTGCTGGGACGGCGCGTGTCCTACACTCGAGGAGCAGTGCCAGCAGCTCTGGGGGCCTG gctccagcccagccccagagtTCTGTTTCCAGATCGTGAACTCGGCGGGAGACGCCCACGGGAACTGCGGCCAGGACGGCAAGGGCGGCTTCGTACCTTGTGCGCAgag GGATGCGCAGTGCGGGAAGCTGCAGTGCCTGGGAGGGGAGCAGCACCCACTCCCACCACACACGGTGCCCGTGGACTCCTCTGTTGGGCTAGGCAGGGAGGAGGTGACCTGTAGGGGAGTGTTCTTGCTGCCCGGTGTCCAGCTGGACCTGCTGGACTTGGGCCTGGTagagccaggcaccccatgtggACCTAGAATG GTGTGCCAGAACAGGCGCTGCCAAAACACTACCTTCTTGGAGCTGGAGCAATGCCTGACAACCTGCCATGGTCATGGG GTTTGCAACAGTAACAAGAACTGCCACTGTGCTCCGGGCTGGGCTCCACCCTCCTGTGACCAACCAGGATTTGGTGGCAGTGTGGACAGTGGTCCTATGCAGCCTGAAA ACCACAAGACCTTCCTGCTGGCGGTGATCCTTAGCTTCCTGCTGCCTCTACTCCCCGGGGCTGGCCTGGCCTGGTGCTGCTGCCGGCAGCCCAGATCCGGTCTCCAGCAATGCCTCTGGGGCTTGAGGAGGGATCCCTCCTGTAGCAG GCCCAAAGATGGCCCAAACAGGGACCGCCCCTCCAGCAGCATTCACCCCATGGAGCTGGGCCCAGCAGCCACTGGAGAGCCCCAGCCTCTGG ACCTGGAGAACTTTGCCAGAGCCCAGGAGCCACCTTGA
- the ADAM33 gene encoding disintegrin and metalloproteinase domain-containing protein 33 isoform X12 yields MDKSEARLLAPGYTETHYNPDGQPVVLVPNHTDHCYYHGHVRGFPDSWVVFSTCSGMRGLIILGCNASYYVHPRSAGDSEDFITHKMFRTQQLLSWKRACGHRDARNQGDMASLSRATQIKERREVRKSPKFLELYIVADHTLFLTQHRNLNHTKQRLLEVANYVDQILRTLDIQVALTGLEVWTEQDQSRVSPDANATLWAFLQWRRGLWARRPHDSAQLLTGRAFQGATVGLAPIEGMCRAESSGGVSTDHSELPIGAAATMAHEIGHSLGLSHDPDGCCVEAAAEQGGCVMAAATGHPFPRVFSACSRRQLRAFFRKGGGACLSNAPDSSLLVPRARCGNGLVEEGEECDCGASQECQDACCLAHNCSLRAGAQCTHGDCCARCLLKPAGVPCRRAVGDCDLPEFCTGASPYCPPDIYLLDGSPCASGRGYCWDGACPTLEEQCQQLWGPGSSPAPEFCFQIVNSAGDAHGNCGQDGKGGFVPCAQRDAQCGKLQCLGGEQHPLPPHTVPVDSSVGLGREEVTCRGVFLLPGVQLDLLDLGLVEPGTPCGPRMVCQNRRCQNTTFLELEQCLTTCHGHGVCNSNKNCHCAPGWAPPSCDQPGFGGSVDSGPMQPENHKTFLLAVILSFLLPLLPGAGLAWCCCRQPRSGLQQCLWGLRRDPSCSRPKDGPNRDRPSSSIHPMELGPAATGEPQPLDLENFARAQEPP; encoded by the exons ATGGACAAATCCGAAGCAAG GCTGCTGGCCCCAGGATACACAGAAACCCACTATAATCCAGATGGGCAGCCGGTGGTGCTGGTCCCCAACCACACG GACCACTGCTACTACCATGGGCACGTGAGGGGCTTCCCTGACTCCTGGGTAGTCTTCAGCACCTGCTCTGGGATGAG AGGCCTGATTATACTGGGCTGCAATGCCAGTTATTATGTGCATCCACGGTCAGCTGGAGACTCTGAGGACTTCATCACTCACAAGATGTTCCGGACCCAGCAGCTGCTTAGCTGGAAAAGGGCCTGTGGCCACAGGGATGCCAGGAACCAAGGGGACATGGCCAGCCTTTCTCGTGCCACTCAGATCAAG GAGAGGCGGGAGGTCCGCAAGAGCCCGAAGTTCCTGGAGTTGTACATAGTGGCTGACCACACACTG TTCTTAACCCAGCACCGGAACTTGAACCACACCAAACAGCGCCTCCTGGAGGTGGCCAACTATGTGGACCAG ATTCTCAGGACTCTGGACATTCAGGTGGCACTGACCGGCCTGGAAGTGTGGACGGAGCAGGACCAGAGCCGCGTCTCGCCGGACGCGAACGCCACGCTCTGGGCCTTCCTGCAGTGGCGCCGGGGGCTGTGGGCACGGCGGCCGCACGACTCCGCGCAGTTGCTCAC GGGCCGCGCCTTCCAGGGCGCCACCGTGGGCCTGGCGCCCATCGAGGGCATGTGTCGCGCCGAGAGCTCAGGAGGCGTGAGCACG GACCACTCAGAGCTCCCCATTGGCGCAGCAGCCACCATGGCCCACGAGATAGGTCACAGCCTTGGCCTCAGCCACGACCCTGACGGCTGCTGCGTGGAGGCGGCGGCTGAGCAAGGCGGCTGCGTGATGGCTGCGGCCACCGG GCACCCGTTCCCGCGCGTCTTCAGCGCCTGCAGCCGACGCCAGCTGCGCGCCTTCTTCCGCAAGGGGGGCGGTGCGTGCCTTTCCAACGCGCCCGACTCCAGCCTCCTAGTGCCTCGGGCGCGCTGCGGGAACGGCCTCGTGGAGGAGGGCGAGGAGTGTGACTGCGGCGCCAGCCAG GAATGCCAGGACGCCTGCTGCCTCGCGCACAACTGCTCGCTGCGCGCGGGGGCCCAGTGCACCCACGGGGACTGCTGCGCGCGCTGCCTG CTGAAGCCGGCTGGCGTGCCGTGCCGCCGAGCTGTGGGCGACTGTGACCTCCCAGAGTTCTGCACCGGCGCCTCCCCCTACTGCCCCCCGGACATTTACCTATTGGACGGCTCGCCCTGTGCCAGCGGCCGGGGCTACTGCTGGGACGGCGCGTGTCCTACACTCGAGGAGCAGTGCCAGCAGCTCTGGGGGCCTG gctccagcccagccccagagtTCTGTTTCCAGATCGTGAACTCGGCGGGAGACGCCCACGGGAACTGCGGCCAGGACGGCAAGGGCGGCTTCGTACCTTGTGCGCAgag GGATGCGCAGTGCGGGAAGCTGCAGTGCCTGGGAGGGGAGCAGCACCCACTCCCACCACACACGGTGCCCGTGGACTCCTCTGTTGGGCTAGGCAGGGAGGAGGTGACCTGTAGGGGAGTGTTCTTGCTGCCCGGTGTCCAGCTGGACCTGCTGGACTTGGGCCTGGTagagccaggcaccccatgtggACCTAGAATG GTGTGCCAGAACAGGCGCTGCCAAAACACTACCTTCTTGGAGCTGGAGCAATGCCTGACAACCTGCCATGGTCATGGG GTTTGCAACAGTAACAAGAACTGCCACTGTGCTCCGGGCTGGGCTCCACCCTCCTGTGACCAACCAGGATTTGGTGGCAGTGTGGACAGTGGTCCTATGCAGCCTGAAA ACCACAAGACCTTCCTGCTGGCGGTGATCCTTAGCTTCCTGCTGCCTCTACTCCCCGGGGCTGGCCTGGCCTGGTGCTGCTGCCGGCAGCCCAGATCCGGTCTCCAGCAATGCCTCTGGGGCTTGAGGAGGGATCCCTCCTGTAGCAG GCCCAAAGATGGCCCAAACAGGGACCGCCCCTCCAGCAGCATTCACCCCATGGAGCTGGGCCCAGCAGCCACTGGAGAGCCCCAGCCTCTGG ACCTGGAGAACTTTGCCAGAGCCCAGGAGCCACCTTGA
- the ADAM33 gene encoding disintegrin and metalloproteinase domain-containing protein 33 isoform X11 codes for MDKSEASRLLAPGYTETHYNPDGQPVVLVPNHTDHCYYHGHVRGFPDSWVVFSTCSGMRGLIILGCNASYYVHPRSAGDSEDFITHKMFRTQQLLSWKRACGHRDARNQGDMASLSRATQIKERREVRKSPKFLELYIVADHTLFLTQHRNLNHTKQRLLEVANYVDQILRTLDIQVALTGLEVWTEQDQSRVSPDANATLWAFLQWRRGLWARRPHDSAQLLTGRAFQGATVGLAPIEGMCRAESSGGVSTDHSELPIGAAATMAHEIGHSLGLSHDPDGCCVEAAAEQGGCVMAAATGHPFPRVFSACSRRQLRAFFRKGGGACLSNAPDSSLLVPRARCGNGLVEEGEECDCGASQECQDACCLAHNCSLRAGAQCTHGDCCARCLLKPAGVPCRRAVGDCDLPEFCTGASPYCPPDIYLLDGSPCASGRGYCWDGACPTLEEQCQQLWGPGSSPAPEFCFQIVNSAGDAHGNCGQDGKGGFVPCAQRDAQCGKLQCLGGEQHPLPPHTVPVDSSVGLGREEVTCRGVFLLPGVQLDLLDLGLVEPGTPCGPRMVCQNRRCQNTTFLELEQCLTTCHGHGVCNSNKNCHCAPGWAPPSCDQPGFGGSVDSGPMQPENHKTFLLAVILSFLLPLLPGAGLAWCCCRQPRSGLQQCLWGLRRDPSCSRPKDGPNRDRPSSSIHPMELGPAATGEPQPLDLENFARAQEPP; via the exons ATGGACAAATCCGAAGCAAG CAGGCTGCTGGCCCCAGGATACACAGAAACCCACTATAATCCAGATGGGCAGCCGGTGGTGCTGGTCCCCAACCACACG GACCACTGCTACTACCATGGGCACGTGAGGGGCTTCCCTGACTCCTGGGTAGTCTTCAGCACCTGCTCTGGGATGAG AGGCCTGATTATACTGGGCTGCAATGCCAGTTATTATGTGCATCCACGGTCAGCTGGAGACTCTGAGGACTTCATCACTCACAAGATGTTCCGGACCCAGCAGCTGCTTAGCTGGAAAAGGGCCTGTGGCCACAGGGATGCCAGGAACCAAGGGGACATGGCCAGCCTTTCTCGTGCCACTCAGATCAAG GAGAGGCGGGAGGTCCGCAAGAGCCCGAAGTTCCTGGAGTTGTACATAGTGGCTGACCACACACTG TTCTTAACCCAGCACCGGAACTTGAACCACACCAAACAGCGCCTCCTGGAGGTGGCCAACTATGTGGACCAG ATTCTCAGGACTCTGGACATTCAGGTGGCACTGACCGGCCTGGAAGTGTGGACGGAGCAGGACCAGAGCCGCGTCTCGCCGGACGCGAACGCCACGCTCTGGGCCTTCCTGCAGTGGCGCCGGGGGCTGTGGGCACGGCGGCCGCACGACTCCGCGCAGTTGCTCAC GGGCCGCGCCTTCCAGGGCGCCACCGTGGGCCTGGCGCCCATCGAGGGCATGTGTCGCGCCGAGAGCTCAGGAGGCGTGAGCACG GACCACTCAGAGCTCCCCATTGGCGCAGCAGCCACCATGGCCCACGAGATAGGTCACAGCCTTGGCCTCAGCCACGACCCTGACGGCTGCTGCGTGGAGGCGGCGGCTGAGCAAGGCGGCTGCGTGATGGCTGCGGCCACCGG GCACCCGTTCCCGCGCGTCTTCAGCGCCTGCAGCCGACGCCAGCTGCGCGCCTTCTTCCGCAAGGGGGGCGGTGCGTGCCTTTCCAACGCGCCCGACTCCAGCCTCCTAGTGCCTCGGGCGCGCTGCGGGAACGGCCTCGTGGAGGAGGGCGAGGAGTGTGACTGCGGCGCCAGCCAG GAATGCCAGGACGCCTGCTGCCTCGCGCACAACTGCTCGCTGCGCGCGGGGGCCCAGTGCACCCACGGGGACTGCTGCGCGCGCTGCCTG CTGAAGCCGGCTGGCGTGCCGTGCCGCCGAGCTGTGGGCGACTGTGACCTCCCAGAGTTCTGCACCGGCGCCTCCCCCTACTGCCCCCCGGACATTTACCTATTGGACGGCTCGCCCTGTGCCAGCGGCCGGGGCTACTGCTGGGACGGCGCGTGTCCTACACTCGAGGAGCAGTGCCAGCAGCTCTGGGGGCCTG gctccagcccagccccagagtTCTGTTTCCAGATCGTGAACTCGGCGGGAGACGCCCACGGGAACTGCGGCCAGGACGGCAAGGGCGGCTTCGTACCTTGTGCGCAgag GGATGCGCAGTGCGGGAAGCTGCAGTGCCTGGGAGGGGAGCAGCACCCACTCCCACCACACACGGTGCCCGTGGACTCCTCTGTTGGGCTAGGCAGGGAGGAGGTGACCTGTAGGGGAGTGTTCTTGCTGCCCGGTGTCCAGCTGGACCTGCTGGACTTGGGCCTGGTagagccaggcaccccatgtggACCTAGAATG GTGTGCCAGAACAGGCGCTGCCAAAACACTACCTTCTTGGAGCTGGAGCAATGCCTGACAACCTGCCATGGTCATGGG GTTTGCAACAGTAACAAGAACTGCCACTGTGCTCCGGGCTGGGCTCCACCCTCCTGTGACCAACCAGGATTTGGTGGCAGTGTGGACAGTGGTCCTATGCAGCCTGAAA ACCACAAGACCTTCCTGCTGGCGGTGATCCTTAGCTTCCTGCTGCCTCTACTCCCCGGGGCTGGCCTGGCCTGGTGCTGCTGCCGGCAGCCCAGATCCGGTCTCCAGCAATGCCTCTGGGGCTTGAGGAGGGATCCCTCCTGTAGCAG GCCCAAAGATGGCCCAAACAGGGACCGCCCCTCCAGCAGCATTCACCCCATGGAGCTGGGCCCAGCAGCCACTGGAGAGCCCCAGCCTCTGG ACCTGGAGAACTTTGCCAGAGCCCAGGAGCCACCTTGA
- the ADAM33 gene encoding disintegrin and metalloproteinase domain-containing protein 33 isoform X4, producing the protein MQRAGSHPWRPRRPPEGARGRAAGLRGSVRGGAGGSGGGGRAALGVGRPGASPGGAGAGAGSGRVEAEARTALGRGSPRARGSRARLLLLLFLRLPLPVRGAQAFQGNNPGEPVTLHWILDGQIRSKVTWEEPVSKLDTGLVAVEAKGQELLLELEKNHRLLAPGYTETHYNPDGQPVVLVPNHTDHCYYHGHVRGFPDSWVVFSTCSGMRGLIILGCNASYYVHPRSAGDSEDFITHKMFRTQQLLSWKRACGHRDARNQGDMASLSRATQIKERREVRKSPKFLELYIVADHTLFLTQHRNLNHTKQRLLEILRTLDIQVALTGLEVWTEQDQSRVSPDANATLWAFLQWRRGLWARRPHDSAQLLTGRAFQGATVGLAPIEGMCRAESSGGVSTDHSELPIGAAATMAHEIGHSLGLSHDPDGCCVEAAAEQGGCVMAAATGHPFPRVFSACSRRQLRAFFRKGGGACLSNAPDSSLLVPRARCGNGLVEEGEECDCGASQECQDACCLAHNCSLRAGAQCTHGDCCARCLLKPAGVPCRRAVGDCDLPEFCTGASPYCPPDIYLLDGSPCASGRGYCWDGACPTLEEQCQQLWGPGSSPAPEFCFQIVNSAGDAHGNCGQDGKGGFVPCAQRDAQCGKLQCLGGEQHPLPPHTVPVDSSVGLGREEVTCRGVFLLPGVQLDLLDLGLVEPGTPCGPRMVCQNRRCQNTTFLELEQCLTTCHGHGVCNSNKNCHCAPGWAPPSCDQPGFGGSVDSGPMQPENHKTFLLAVILSFLLPLLPGAGLAWCCCRQPRSGLQQCLWGLRRDPSCSRPKDGPNRDRPSSSIHPMELGPAATGEPQPLDLENFARAQEPP; encoded by the exons ATGCAGCGGGCCGGCTCCCACCCTTGGCGGCCGCGGCGGCCCCCCGAGGGCGCACGAGGTCGGGCGgccgggctgcggggctccgTGCGGGGCGGCGCTGGGGGGTcgggaggcggcgggcgggctGCTCTGGGTGTGGGTCGGCCAGGAGCCAGCCCgggcggagccggagccggagccgggagcGGCCGCGTGGAGGCCGAGGCGCGCACAGCTCTGGGCCGGGGGTCTCCGAGAGCTCGAGGGTCGCGGGCGcggctgttgctgctgctgttcctGAGGCTGCCTTTGCCGGTGCGGGGGGCCCAGGCGTTTCAAG GAAACAACCCTGGAGAGCCAGTCACCCTGCATTGGATCCTGGATGGACAAATCCGAAGCAAGGTCACCTGGGAGGAGCCA GTCTCGAAGCTAGACACAGGGCTGGTGGCTGTGGAGGCTAAAGGGCAGGAGCTCCTTCTGGAGCTGGAGAAGAACCA CAGGCTGCTGGCCCCAGGATACACAGAAACCCACTATAATCCAGATGGGCAGCCGGTGGTGCTGGTCCCCAACCACACG GACCACTGCTACTACCATGGGCACGTGAGGGGCTTCCCTGACTCCTGGGTAGTCTTCAGCACCTGCTCTGGGATGAG AGGCCTGATTATACTGGGCTGCAATGCCAGTTATTATGTGCATCCACGGTCAGCTGGAGACTCTGAGGACTTCATCACTCACAAGATGTTCCGGACCCAGCAGCTGCTTAGCTGGAAAAGGGCCTGTGGCCACAGGGATGCCAGGAACCAAGGGGACATGGCCAGCCTTTCTCGTGCCACTCAGATCAAG GAGAGGCGGGAGGTCCGCAAGAGCCCGAAGTTCCTGGAGTTGTACATAGTGGCTGACCACACACTG TTCTTAACCCAGCACCGGAACTTGAACCACACCAAACAGCGCCTCCTGGAG ATTCTCAGGACTCTGGACATTCAGGTGGCACTGACCGGCCTGGAAGTGTGGACGGAGCAGGACCAGAGCCGCGTCTCGCCGGACGCGAACGCCACGCTCTGGGCCTTCCTGCAGTGGCGCCGGGGGCTGTGGGCACGGCGGCCGCACGACTCCGCGCAGTTGCTCAC GGGCCGCGCCTTCCAGGGCGCCACCGTGGGCCTGGCGCCCATCGAGGGCATGTGTCGCGCCGAGAGCTCAGGAGGCGTGAGCACG GACCACTCAGAGCTCCCCATTGGCGCAGCAGCCACCATGGCCCACGAGATAGGTCACAGCCTTGGCCTCAGCCACGACCCTGACGGCTGCTGCGTGGAGGCGGCGGCTGAGCAAGGCGGCTGCGTGATGGCTGCGGCCACCGG GCACCCGTTCCCGCGCGTCTTCAGCGCCTGCAGCCGACGCCAGCTGCGCGCCTTCTTCCGCAAGGGGGGCGGTGCGTGCCTTTCCAACGCGCCCGACTCCAGCCTCCTAGTGCCTCGGGCGCGCTGCGGGAACGGCCTCGTGGAGGAGGGCGAGGAGTGTGACTGCGGCGCCAGCCAG GAATGCCAGGACGCCTGCTGCCTCGCGCACAACTGCTCGCTGCGCGCGGGGGCCCAGTGCACCCACGGGGACTGCTGCGCGCGCTGCCTG CTGAAGCCGGCTGGCGTGCCGTGCCGCCGAGCTGTGGGCGACTGTGACCTCCCAGAGTTCTGCACCGGCGCCTCCCCCTACTGCCCCCCGGACATTTACCTATTGGACGGCTCGCCCTGTGCCAGCGGCCGGGGCTACTGCTGGGACGGCGCGTGTCCTACACTCGAGGAGCAGTGCCAGCAGCTCTGGGGGCCTG gctccagcccagccccagagtTCTGTTTCCAGATCGTGAACTCGGCGGGAGACGCCCACGGGAACTGCGGCCAGGACGGCAAGGGCGGCTTCGTACCTTGTGCGCAgag GGATGCGCAGTGCGGGAAGCTGCAGTGCCTGGGAGGGGAGCAGCACCCACTCCCACCACACACGGTGCCCGTGGACTCCTCTGTTGGGCTAGGCAGGGAGGAGGTGACCTGTAGGGGAGTGTTCTTGCTGCCCGGTGTCCAGCTGGACCTGCTGGACTTGGGCCTGGTagagccaggcaccccatgtggACCTAGAATG GTGTGCCAGAACAGGCGCTGCCAAAACACTACCTTCTTGGAGCTGGAGCAATGCCTGACAACCTGCCATGGTCATGGG GTTTGCAACAGTAACAAGAACTGCCACTGTGCTCCGGGCTGGGCTCCACCCTCCTGTGACCAACCAGGATTTGGTGGCAGTGTGGACAGTGGTCCTATGCAGCCTGAAA ACCACAAGACCTTCCTGCTGGCGGTGATCCTTAGCTTCCTGCTGCCTCTACTCCCCGGGGCTGGCCTGGCCTGGTGCTGCTGCCGGCAGCCCAGATCCGGTCTCCAGCAATGCCTCTGGGGCTTGAGGAGGGATCCCTCCTGTAGCAG GCCCAAAGATGGCCCAAACAGGGACCGCCCCTCCAGCAGCATTCACCCCATGGAGCTGGGCCCAGCAGCCACTGGAGAGCCCCAGCCTCTGG ACCTGGAGAACTTTGCCAGAGCCCAGGAGCCACCTTGA